The window cACACATATGTTTTTTCGAATGAAATTcgatacaaaacattgaaagtctggaataaatatatgatatttcgaTAATTAAATGCTTTACTCAaacatacataatttttttttttatattaataacccatttttcggatgaaaattcaatacaaaattatgatattaaatATGTGATATTTGTCTTGACACATTACCTTGTTTTTCAGATATTCATTGAATTCTTTTGATCAAGTTTAGGTTATGGATACGTTCTTCTGTAGATCCGTATTTGGGGCTGTTATCTGTTGTGCGTTTATGTGTTTCTTAGATTTGTGTAATTTGACCTTTGAATTTACTTCGTTCACGAGCTGGCATATCAAATGATCGAGTTAGGGTTCAGAAGATGCGAAGCTTGTTCTGTCTCTGTGGCTAtctatagatttttttttttaatgttttatcgGGTATGAAAACGAAAAATGGATCTTTCTTCACCATGCACCAAAaactaaagaaaaaaaattcagggTTTAGACAATGCTGGAATTTGTTGCTAATttgttttcgaaattttcaagtGACGCGTCAAAAGTTTAATTTTGTAATTCCTGATTCCTATGCACACGAAGACTTTTAACACTGTGGAATAGCTGTTACCCATAGTTGATAGTTGATAATTGATAGTGAACCCTGTAACTTGTAACAGAAGATGTGTGGGAATTCGAGTTTCTTGCTCCATAGATTGGGATGTAGCCATCTTGGATTTTAAGGCTCGGATGCTCAATCTTCTGGAAAGGGTACCTGTGTGTGTGTCTTGTTGTGTTTTCTCCCTTTTTGGATTGTAGGGATCGCTACAGGGAATGCTATGGACTATTTTCTCTTGAGTTTTAGTGtctattttgtttcaaaaattggGAACTGACACAGTGACTAGCTTTGTTGTTGCATCGCCTCTTAGTGTCTGTgttcttttttcaaaatttttttttctgaaaatggCAGTGACCGTTTCTTCTGTCATGGCcagaaaaatggttttgaaTGCTTTTGCCGTGGCaggattttatttatgttatttctCCTTTCATTTTATGCTGATGAGTTGTGGCTTTCTTACCAAAGACTGATTCCAAGTTGTCGAACTTCTGTTATCATTGCATGTTTTGTCACGTGTATACGGCATTAATTTACTTTGCTTGGCTTGCAGCGTTTACAACAATATACATCATCCTAGTAAGTTGGTGGTTGGAGCAGACTTTCGttgtttcaaaaatataattgagCCAAAATGGGAGGATCCTGTTTGTGCCAGCGGGGGGAAGTGGACTGCGAGCTTTTACAGTGTTAAATCTGACACTTGGCTCTATCCTAAACATATTTAGTGAAACCACAAAAGTATTTGACTGTGATattctaatttttcaaaaataaattcttcCAAGTGAGCAAGGCAGTTTGAATCTTTGACTTTTTATGATCATGAACTTCAGTAGGATTCCTCATAATATTGTTACTTGGAGGCTACAAATGAAATCCTTGTTAAAATGTACAAAAGCTCATAATAGGATTCCTCATAATATTGTTACTTGGAGGCTACAAATGAAATTCTTCTTAAAATGTACAAAAGCTGCCCGATTTTGAGTTACAATAGATGAACAGAAACTTTAAAGTTGAAACTAAATGGAGATCTCTAAAAGTCTCTGCATGAACGTAGGTGGAGCATTACACTTTTCATTGTCTGTGCATTTCTTG of the Primulina huaijiensis isolate GDHJ02 chromosome 1, ASM1229523v2, whole genome shotgun sequence genome contains:
- the LOC140972638 gene encoding eukaryotic translation initiation factor 4E-1-like translates to QVVELLLSLHVLSRVYGINLLCLACSVYNNIHHPSKLVVGADFRCFKNIIEPKWEDPVCASGGKWTASFYSVKSDTWLYPKHIYRIPHNIVTWRLQMKSLLKCTKAHNRIPHNISLHERRWSITLFIVCAFLVRFNPLLVSEIFQLSIGKQWKEFLDYNDSIGFIFHEEAKRLDRGSKNRYTV